A window of the Clostridia bacterium genome harbors these coding sequences:
- a CDS encoding SEC-C metal-binding domain-containing protein translates to MQTSSFTTYSNGLANVLINQVGVSDPIQNPTNINQYNAIWDTGASGTVITNRIVQQLNLLPTGMARVCTANGDCNVNTYVIDLWLPNKICIQRLRVTEGTISSADLLIGMDVMNMGDFSVSNFGGKTIFSFRVPSCATTDYVALGQAQQPKHANKIGMNDPCPCGSGKKYKKCCRP, encoded by the coding sequence ATGCAAACTTCATCTTTCACCACTTATTCAAATGGTTTAGCAAATGTATTGATAAACCAAGTAGGAGTATCTGACCCTATTCAAAACCCAACGAATATAAATCAGTATAATGCGATTTGGGATACAGGTGCATCTGGTACAGTAATTACAAATAGGATAGTCCAGCAGTTAAATTTACTCCCTACAGGTATGGCAAGAGTATGTACAGCTAATGGAGATTGTAATGTTAACACCTATGTAATTGATTTGTGGTTGCCGAACAAAATATGTATACAAAGGCTTAGAGTAACTGAAGGGACTATTTCGTCTGCTGATTTACTAATTGGTATGGATGTTATGAATATGGGAGATTTTTCTGTTTCAAACTTTGGTGGAAAGACTATTTTTTCATTTAGAGTACCTTCTTGCGCTACTACTGATTATGTCGCACTTGGACAAGCCCAACAACCAAAACATGCAAATAAAATTGGTATGAATGACCCTTGCCCTTGCGGTAGTGGAAAAAAATATAAAAAATGCTGTCGTCCATAA
- a CDS encoding DUF5678 domain-containing protein, which produces MENQKLSLEKEFQYYIKNLDELIKKYEDKYIVIKNGQVLNAYETIDDAIIETKKTEELGTFLVQKCQANEESYTQSYHSRVHFVH; this is translated from the coding sequence ATGGAAAACCAAAAACTGTCTTTAGAAAAAGAGTTCCAGTATTATATTAAGAATTTGGATGAACTAATTAAAAAGTATGAGGACAAATATATTGTTATAAAGAACGGACAAGTACTAAATGCTTATGAGACTATAGATGACGCGATAATTGAAACAAAGAAAACAGAAGAATTAGGAACTTTCCTTGTTCAAAAATGTCAAGCTAATGAAGAGAGTTATACACAATCTTATCACTCACGAGTGCATTTTGTACATTAA
- a CDS encoding DUF3800 domain-containing protein gives MSNYYLFLDESKPSGNLQYFCLGGYIIEENEYVQKMIPLVNSLKNVIFNNTTVVLHESEIRDPEKPPYDILKDFEKKKGFWNGLRNIIDSCNITTIGVGINPVEYKKLYCEKYANNDYFVALQIILENFVHFLEHNEGKGIIYIESRTPTDDTRLASHYHTIVANGTLFFNKIIFQKRLTTINFSMKQDDNVGLQIADFIPNPLNRACSYNYDIKKQKKPNVFDLIDSKLYNGNCNLKERFGLKIIT, from the coding sequence ATGAGTAATTATTATTTATTTTTAGATGAATCAAAGCCATCAGGCAATCTGCAATATTTTTGTCTCGGTGGCTATATAATAGAGGAAAATGAATATGTTCAAAAGATGATTCCATTAGTAAATAGTCTAAAAAATGTAATTTTCAATAATACTACTGTAGTATTGCACGAATCGGAGATAAGAGATCCCGAAAAACCTCCATATGATATACTGAAAGATTTTGAAAAGAAAAAGGGATTCTGGAATGGGTTAAGAAATATTATTGATAGTTGCAATATAACTACGATAGGAGTTGGAATTAATCCTGTAGAATATAAAAAACTATATTGTGAGAAATATGCAAACAATGATTATTTTGTTGCTCTTCAGATTATTTTAGAAAACTTTGTCCATTTCTTGGAACATAATGAGGGTAAAGGCATAATATATATTGAATCAAGAACTCCTACAGATGATACTAGACTTGCTAGTCATTATCATACTATTGTAGCCAATGGGACATTATTTTTTAACAAGATTATTTTTCAAAAAAGACTGACTACAATTAACTTTTCCATGAAACAGGATGATAATGTAGGATTACAAATTGCAGATTTTATTCCTAATCCATTAAATAGAGCGTGTAGTTATAATTATGATATTAAAAAGCAGAAAAAACCTAATGTATTTGACTTAATAGATTCTAAACTTTATAATGGAAATTGTAACCTAAAAGAACGATTTGGTTTAAAAATAATTACATAA
- a CDS encoding HNH endonuclease signature motif containing protein: MEVTCDNRNIPLSIQRTVRQRCGFGCVICGFPLYEYDHIKGWANVHEHVAEDITLLCDLHHREATSGLLPRDKIIEANKAPHNLQSGISKPLQLHFEGDSCEVHIGGNYFTTKMSGDYTESIPIIVDGIPLIAFILQDGHLLLNVNLFDEYNQLVLRIVNNQLFYSISPWDIKIVGKTLTIREKARKMLIRMTYEPPNKVVIDKGRFLCNGVEILVDSDQILVTNNNTLISGCSSTNCHGGLIIGPTSNPIGGFMSLQGISRYLGDSKASLAWAKSIKEEF, from the coding sequence GTGGAAGTAACTTGTGATAATAGGAACATACCCTTGTCAATACAACGTACGGTTAGGCAACGTTGTGGCTTTGGTTGTGTTATTTGCGGATTCCCTCTTTATGAATATGATCATATAAAAGGGTGGGCTAATGTACACGAACATGTTGCAGAAGATATAACTCTTTTATGCGATTTACACCATCGCGAGGCTACATCTGGCCTTCTACCAAGAGATAAGATTATTGAAGCAAATAAAGCACCTCACAACTTACAAAGTGGTATAAGTAAACCATTACAACTTCATTTTGAAGGAGACTCTTGTGAAGTTCATATTGGTGGTAATTACTTTACAACTAAAATGTCTGGAGATTATACGGAATCAATACCTATCATAGTAGATGGCATCCCTTTGATTGCTTTTATCTTACAGGATGGTCATTTATTATTAAATGTAAACTTATTCGATGAGTATAACCAGCTAGTATTACGTATTGTTAACAATCAGCTGTTTTATTCAATTAGTCCATGGGATATTAAAATTGTTGGAAAGACACTTACAATTCGTGAGAAGGCAAGAAAAATGCTGATTAGGATGACTTATGAGCCACCAAATAAAGTAGTTATAGATAAAGGACGTTTCCTATGTAACGGGGTCGAAATATTAGTAGATAGTGATCAAATCTTAGTAACAAATAATAACACTTTAATTAGTGGCTGCTCTTCAACTAATTGCCACGGAGGTTTGATAATCGGACCTACTTCTAATCCGATTGGCGGCTTTATGTCCCTTCAAGGTATTAGTCGGTATCTTGGTGACTCTAAAGCATCACTAGCTTGGGCTAAATCAATAAAAGAAGAGTTTTAG
- a CDS encoding N-acetyltransferase has translation MIIRQEQPTDYDEVYELVKISFATSTNEGEWDYLNEVRKKDTFIPELSLVAENEDRKLIGQIVLYKTSITTSDNVYTELLLSPISVHPDFFRRGIARAMMMEAFQIAKSMRYTSVFLCGEPDFYHKFGFKPSYEYGIFHIADKTKNAEWCMALELTLGALSGKTGTINIQ, from the coding sequence ATGATTATACGGCAAGAACAACCGACTGATTATGATGAAGTCTATGAACTTGTTAAAATATCATTTGCCACATCTACTAATGAGGGTGAGTGGGACTATTTGAATGAAGTACGAAAAAAAGATACCTTTATTCCTGAACTTTCATTGGTTGCAGAGAATGAAGATAGAAAACTAATTGGTCAAATCGTTTTATATAAAACAAGCATTACTACATCTGATAATGTTTATACTGAACTCTTACTATCTCCTATAAGTGTTCATCCCGATTTTTTTCGCAGGGGAATTGCTCGCGCAATGATGATGGAAGCTTTTCAAATTGCAAAAAGTATGAGATATACATCTGTATTCCTTTGTGGTGAACCAGACTTTTATCATAAGTTTGGGTTTAAGCCGTCTTACGAATATGGGATATTCCATATTGCTGATAAAACAAAAAATGCCGAATGGTGTATGGCTCTTGAATTGACACTTGGCGCTTTATCAGGTAAAACTGGAACTATCAACATACAATAA
- a CDS encoding class I SAM-dependent methyltransferase has product MSETLWNEQLEFLRAIRTGWCNNDYIEFLVERVWKINKAVNIIDFGCGFGYVGLLLLPILPSGSTYTGIDISEILLEEAKNIFADSGYSARFIKADLNEYEPKENYDIAISQAVLRHIPNAKNILEKMIQSVVNGGLVICMEGDLEIEKAGQYFNGFDYTDLNMPYLHRKIYKKELENGGRDYRFGIKAPIYMQELGLHNVGVRMNDSVKFVNPYGVKDEHTKQYNAMTKAWGWNKHLSEDDRVEYINELIERGLSKQEAEMYVNGEIKISEYVVKHKDRAYIIQAPCTLISYGTK; this is encoded by the coding sequence ATGAGTGAAACTTTATGGAATGAACAACTAGAATTTTTACGAGCCATTCGCACTGGTTGGTGTAATAATGATTACATTGAATTCTTGGTTGAAAGAGTTTGGAAAATAAATAAGGCAGTCAACATAATAGATTTTGGATGTGGCTTTGGATATGTCGGATTGTTATTGCTACCGATATTGCCTAGCGGAAGTACATATACGGGTATTGATATTAGTGAAATTCTTTTAGAAGAAGCAAAGAATATTTTTGCAGATTCAGGATACTCGGCAAGATTTATTAAAGCAGACCTAAATGAGTATGAACCCAAGGAAAACTATGATATTGCTATATCACAAGCAGTTTTAAGGCATATACCTAATGCAAAGAACATCCTAGAAAAAATGATACAATCTGTTGTAAATGGTGGTTTAGTAATCTGTATGGAGGGAGATTTAGAAATAGAAAAGGCAGGGCAATATTTCAATGGCTTTGATTATACAGATCTTAATATGCCATATTTGCATCGGAAAATTTATAAAAAAGAATTGGAAAATGGAGGGAGGGATTATAGGTTTGGCATTAAAGCTCCTATATATATGCAAGAATTAGGTTTGCATAATGTTGGAGTTAGAATGAATGATAGTGTTAAATTTGTTAACCCATATGGAGTTAAGGATGAACATACCAAACAATATAACGCAATGACTAAAGCTTGGGGATGGAATAAGCATTTATCAGAGGATGATAGAGTAGAGTATATTAATGAACTTATAGAAAGAGGCTTAAGTAAGCAGGAAGCAGAAATGTATGTAAATGGTGAAATAAAAATTAGTGAATACGTAGTGAAACACAAGGATAGAGCTTACATAATTCAAGCACCATGTACACTCATATCATATGGAACAAAATAA
- a CDS encoding IS110 family transposase: MNNPALCIDVSKSSSFATGFLSYNKPYTKPFDFSHTPEGMKSALCCLKDLQNSTSSIPDVVLEATGNFYKPVTQYFVNLGYSVYVLNPLQTSLQKRKSIRKIKTDPIDTFRIAQVYYTNDLMPFKEQKHDVQELRSLCRQWDGFNALNTETQLKFRSLLTLVFPKYDTVFDHLCNPTSLRVISSFPSPAAVLSAKREELFNLIKLSRHSNDWCNQKVDMLIAAARESLSYDGAQQSNIRVLQSYIKSLLTHKEILIDIRAQINEWAKLSPDFQLLLSIPGVGEVTAATILGEIGDISNFETAKQLVAYAGLDPSVYQSGNFRAKNTKISKRGTPYLRKALFQAASAAVRKRPKGPCNSVLYEYYTNKVNVGKPPKVALVATCNKLLRIIFGMLSTQTEFKAE, translated from the coding sequence ATGAACAATCCTGCTTTGTGTATTGATGTATCTAAATCATCCAGCTTTGCTACCGGCTTTCTCTCTTACAACAAACCTTATACAAAACCTTTTGATTTCTCCCATACTCCCGAGGGAATGAAATCTGCTCTTTGCTGTCTTAAGGATCTTCAAAACAGTACTAGCAGTATACCTGATGTTGTCTTAGAGGCAACAGGAAACTTCTACAAACCTGTCACACAGTATTTTGTGAACCTTGGTTATTCTGTCTATGTGCTGAATCCTCTACAAACAAGTTTGCAGAAGCGTAAGTCAATTCGTAAGATTAAGACTGACCCTATTGATACTTTCCGTATTGCACAGGTCTACTATACTAACGACTTAATGCCCTTCAAGGAACAAAAGCATGATGTGCAAGAACTTCGAAGCCTTTGCAGACAGTGGGATGGATTTAATGCATTGAATACTGAAACCCAGTTAAAGTTCAGAAGCTTGCTCACCCTCGTGTTTCCTAAATACGATACTGTGTTTGATCATTTATGCAATCCGACATCACTAAGAGTTATCTCCTCTTTCCCTTCACCTGCGGCTGTTCTTTCTGCCAAACGTGAAGAGCTATTTAACCTAATTAAACTATCTAGACACTCCAATGATTGGTGTAACCAAAAGGTGGACATGCTTATTGCTGCTGCAAGAGAAAGCTTATCCTATGATGGTGCCCAACAGTCCAATATCCGGGTTCTGCAAAGCTATATAAAGTCATTGCTGACCCACAAAGAAATCCTGATTGATATACGGGCTCAAATCAATGAATGGGCTAAGCTCTCTCCTGACTTCCAGCTCCTACTATCCATCCCAGGGGTAGGAGAAGTAACAGCAGCCACCATTCTTGGAGAGATTGGTGACATTAGTAACTTTGAAACTGCTAAGCAATTAGTTGCTTATGCAGGACTAGATCCTTCTGTTTATCAGTCTGGTAACTTCAGAGCGAAGAATACCAAGATATCCAAAAGGGGTACTCCCTACTTAAGGAAGGCTTTATTTCAGGCTGCCTCAGCCGCTGTTAGAAAGCGGCCAAAGGGACCATGTAACTCTGTGCTTTATGAATATTATACCAATAAAGTAAATGTAGGGAAGCCTCCTAAAGTTGCACTGGTTGCCACCTGCAACAAGCTTCTAAGGATTATTTTCGGAATGCTAAGTACTCAAACCGAGTTTAAAGCCGAGTAG
- a CDS encoding NUDIX domain-containing protein: MAIRNATKAIIVRDGKVLLNKCKGYHGELYYDMPGGGQQQYETMEEAVVRECLEETGYLVKVVRFAALAEEIYDNTEIRHKYADYSHRVHHIFIVEFVDGILHEPTEIDFQQEECQWIDIKEISQIDLRPRQIKENFVKIISSTVPLYLGSIYMY; encoded by the coding sequence TTGGCTATAAGAAATGCGACAAAAGCAATTATTGTGCGTGATGGAAAAGTATTATTAAATAAGTGTAAAGGATATCATGGAGAACTCTATTATGATATGCCGGGCGGTGGTCAACAGCAATATGAAACTATGGAAGAAGCTGTAGTTAGAGAATGTTTAGAGGAAACAGGATATTTAGTTAAAGTTGTACGCTTTGCTGCACTTGCAGAGGAAATATATGATAATACGGAAATAAGGCATAAATATGCTGACTATTCACATCGGGTACACCATATTTTTATCGTCGAATTTGTTGATGGAATATTGCATGAACCTACAGAAATAGATTTTCAACAAGAAGAATGTCAATGGATTGATATAAAAGAGATATCTCAAATTGATTTAAGACCAAGGCAGATTAAAGAGAATTTTGTAAAAATAATATCTTCTACAGTTCCGCTATATTTAGGATCGATATACATGTACTAA
- a CDS encoding class I SAM-dependent methyltransferase, with amino-acid sequence MEIDNEIIQSEDDVFTMLDTLLQRRDGEWWNKFYSDRNKPVPFFIDAPDENLVSYQKKGLLEKSKVLDIGCGNGRNSIYLAKHGFEVDGIDFSSTSIEWANQKANENSVSVKFINQSFFDFEASCNSYDFIYDSGCLHHVKPHRRNQYIKRIVDLLKPEGYFGLTAFNLKGGANISDYDVYRDFSMHGGIGFSEHKLRTILCPYFDIIEIREMKEIDDNSLFGKSFCWAVLMKNKK; translated from the coding sequence ATGGAAATTGATAATGAGATAATACAATCTGAGGATGATGTTTTTACTATGCTTGATACTCTTCTTCAAAGAAGAGACGGAGAGTGGTGGAATAAATTTTACTCTGACAGAAATAAACCAGTGCCATTCTTTATTGATGCGCCTGACGAGAACTTAGTATCTTACCAGAAAAAGGGTTTGCTTGAAAAATCAAAAGTTCTTGATATTGGGTGTGGAAATGGAAGAAATTCAATATATCTAGCTAAACATGGATTTGAGGTAGACGGAATAGATTTTTCAAGCACCTCAATTGAGTGGGCTAATCAAAAAGCTAATGAGAATTCTGTAAGTGTAAAATTCATTAACCAATCCTTCTTTGACTTTGAAGCATCATGCAATAGTTATGATTTCATCTATGATAGCGGTTGTTTACACCATGTAAAACCTCATCGAAGAAATCAATATATTAAAAGAATTGTAGATTTACTTAAGCCAGAAGGATATTTCGGACTTACGGCTTTCAATCTCAAAGGTGGGGCAAATATCTCAGACTATGATGTTTACAGAGATTTTTCTATGCATGGTGGAATTGGTTTCTCAGAACATAAGCTGAGAACTATACTTTGTCCTTATTTCGATATTATTGAGATCAGAGAAATGAAAGAAATTGATGACAATAGTCTGTTTGGCAAATCATTTTGCTGGGCAGTGTTGATGAAAAATAAGAAGTAA